From the Nitrospirota bacterium genome, the window CCCAAATACTACTGCCTTGAGATGTTCCCGTATCCTTCAGGCAGGATACATATGGGGCATGTCCGGAATTATGCCATTGGTGATGTGATGGCAAGATATAAGATGATGCGCGGCTACAATGTATTACACCCCATGGGGTGGGACTCCTTCGGGCTTCCTGCAGAGAATGCGGCAATAGAAAAGGGTGTGCACCCTGCAATCTGGACAAGCCATAATATAGCTTACATGAAACAGCAGTTAAAGAGCATGGGGCTTTCCTATGACTGGGAGCGGGAGGTTGCGACATGCGAGCCAGCCTATTACAAATGGAATCAGTGGTTTTTCCTAAAGATGTATGAGCGGGGGCTTGCGTATAAACGGCGGTCGGCTGTGAACTGGTGCGGCTCATGCGATACTGTCCTTGCCAATGAGCAGGTCGTTGACGGGAGCTGCTGGCGCTGCAGCTCTGTTGTTGAGCAGAAAAATCTGGAACAGTGGTTCTTTAAGATTACTGATTATGCTGAAGAGCTGTTGTCAGGTTGTGACAGCCTTAAGGGATGGCCGGAGCGGGTTTTGACCATGCAGCGGAACTGGATTGGCAAGAGCACAGGGGTTGAGATTGATTTTACCCTTGCCGGAAGCGACACCCCTGTCAGGATATTTACTACAAGGCCAGACACACTCTTTGGCGCTACGTTTATGAGCATTGCCCCTGAACACCCCCTTGTTGATGAACTTGTCCGGGGCTCTGAAAATGAGGCCGGGGTCAGGGATTTTATTGAACGGGTGAAACGTCAGGACAGGATTGCCAGGGCCTCCGCAGACACAGAGAAGGAAGGGATATTTACAGGACGATATGCCATAAATCCCCTTACCAAAGAAAAGATACCTGTCTGGATTGCAAACTTTGTGCTGGTAGAGTACGGCACCGGAGCTATAATGGCTGTTCCGGCGCACGATCAGAGGGACTTTGATTTTGCAGGGAAATACAGGCTTCCGGTGAGGGTGGTTATCCAGAATAGTGAAGGGACCCTTTCTGCGGATTCAATGACAGCGGCATTTACAGAGGAGGGGGTCCTTGTAAACTCCGGAAAGTTCAGCGGTATAAAATCTACTGAAGCCATCAGCCGCATTGCAGGCCATATTGAAAAAGAGGGGTTGGGGAAACGTGTGGTTAATTACAAGATCCGTGACTGGGGTGTTTCAAGGCAGCGCTACTGGGGGACGCCGATACCTGTCATTTACTGTGACAAGTGCGGGACTGTGCCTGTGCCGGAAGAAGCCCTTCCTGTGCTGCTCCCCATGGATGTTGCCTTCACAGGAAAGGGGGGATCGCCCCTTCTTCAGGCAGCGGATTTTACAGAGGCAAGTTGCCCGGCGTGCGGCGGGAAGGGGAGGCGTGAGACCGATACAATGGACACTTTTGTTGACTCGTCCTGGTATTTCCTCCGGTACTGCTCACCTCATGCAGACAGTTCTCCTTTTGACAGCAAGCAGGTGTCATACTGGATGAGCGTTGACCAGTATATCGGAGGCATAGAACATGCCGTCCTGCATTTGCTCTATTCCAGATTCTTTACAAAGGTGGTCCGTGACCTTGGTCTTATCCGGAATGATGAGCCGTTCATGAACCTGCTTACTCAGGGCATGGTGATAAAGGACGGGGCAAAGATGTCCAAGTCCAAAGGCAATGTCGTTGACCCTGATTATATTATCCAGACTTACGGTGCTGATACTGCAAGGCTCTTTTCCCTTTTTGCAGCGCCTCCTGAAAAGGACCTTGACTGGAGTGACAGGGGGGTTGAGGGGGCATACAGGTTCCTCTGCCGTATTTACAGGAAAATAGAGGAGTTGTCTCCACACCTGAACAGTTCTCCGTCTGCATGCCCTGATGGTGAACTGCCTGATGACCTGAAAAATCTCAGGAAGACAGTGCATCAGACTATAAAGAAGGTTACAGATGATATTGAGGTCTTCCATTTTAATACTGCAATAAGCTTCATAATGGAACTTGTTAACAACATCTACCTCATACCATCCGGGGGACGGACCGGTGAACAGGAATTCCTGTGTGTTATGAAAGAGGCGCTGGAGGGTGTTGTCCTGCTGTTATCCCCTTTTGCCCCTCATATCTCAGAGGAGATGTGGACAATGCTG encodes:
- a CDS encoding leucine--tRNA ligase, whose protein sequence is MSGKYDHKEIEPKWQHYWADNGTFKVGEDTSRPKYYCLEMFPYPSGRIHMGHVRNYAIGDVMARYKMMRGYNVLHPMGWDSFGLPAENAAIEKGVHPAIWTSHNIAYMKQQLKSMGLSYDWEREVATCEPAYYKWNQWFFLKMYERGLAYKRRSAVNWCGSCDTVLANEQVVDGSCWRCSSVVEQKNLEQWFFKITDYAEELLSGCDSLKGWPERVLTMQRNWIGKSTGVEIDFTLAGSDTPVRIFTTRPDTLFGATFMSIAPEHPLVDELVRGSENEAGVRDFIERVKRQDRIARASADTEKEGIFTGRYAINPLTKEKIPVWIANFVLVEYGTGAIMAVPAHDQRDFDFAGKYRLPVRVVIQNSEGTLSADSMTAAFTEEGVLVNSGKFSGIKSTEAISRIAGHIEKEGLGKRVVNYKIRDWGVSRQRYWGTPIPVIYCDKCGTVPVPEEALPVLLPMDVAFTGKGGSPLLQAADFTEASCPACGGKGRRETDTMDTFVDSSWYFLRYCSPHADSSPFDSKQVSYWMSVDQYIGGIEHAVLHLLYSRFFTKVVRDLGLIRNDEPFMNLLTQGMVIKDGAKMSKSKGNVVDPDYIIQTYGADTARLFSLFAAPPEKDLDWSDRGVEGAYRFLCRIYRKIEELSPHLNSSPSACPDGELPDDLKNLRKTVHQTIKKVTDDIEVFHFNTAISFIMELVNNIYLIPSGGRTGEQEFLCVMKEALEGVVLLLSPFAPHISEEMWTMLSHEPSVLKRQWPSYSEEAASEEERLVIIQVNGKVRSKITVPAGTGEDVIREKALSDEKLRSFLGDKAPKKVFVVQGKLVNIVI